A single region of the Vicia villosa cultivar HV-30 ecotype Madison, WI linkage group LG4, Vvil1.0, whole genome shotgun sequence genome encodes:
- the LOC131597409 gene encoding uncharacterized protein LOC131597409 gives MSQQSSDESPVSDSATPEESSNPNWVLKVVPLRTISSDEVKATKPKTNHEKRPKEGIHNKGTKSSASATMEELTKEGSKYVDSVITRIFTRILKENHQVPGISIPLQTIMVDPLNNTSKAEAVHTVDSDLEINKDEQGFTKNTNVTEDVNDIGNNEHLKANTETDTNVVDLYEYSDDELLTSLNPSVANRLMTRRKGKVVVQGSPKRSTQVNNPAKDTVKKKSTSAGPVKSKDVTNSKGVGPSKSWSRVIPKKRKEREIVEPESDVEVNVPDISSRKKPTTSKLAASIPEVPVDNVSFHYASSASKWKYVLQKRLVVERKLAPNALENKEVLELIQEAGLLKTVCNLPKCYEKLVKEFVVNLSEDCGNSRSAEYRKVFVRGKCVSFSPSVINKFLERTDEAQTELEVTENQVCQVITAKQVKCWPMKEKLNASKLSIKYAMLHKIGAANWVPTNHRSTISTVLGRFLYAVGTKAKFDYGAYIFDQTMKHAGSFSIKGPIAFPSLLFGIILDQYSNILNEHDVVCKRESPLAFHYKLFQGKHVPDIVMTSAETSKSGASVSKAEVIAMLKETCKELESRKISLEKMIRTLEMDENEEFADTEEMEDKDEQEGEVESVSPADDSEKESSSDTSSGSEYGQ, from the coding sequence ATGTCTCAGCAATCGAGTGATGAATCTCCCGTTTCAGACTCGGCAACAccggaagagtcctctaaccctaATTGGGTTCTTAAGGTTGTCCCTTTAAGGACGATTAGCAGTGACGAAGTAAAGGCCACAAAGCCTAAAACGAATCATGAAAAACGGCCCAAGGAAGGTATTCACAACAAGGGTACCAAATCCTCAGCATCTGCTACCATGgaggaacttactaaagaaggatCCAAATATGTCGATAGCGTAATTACCAGGATTTTTACTCGTATTCTGAAGGAGAATCATCAAGTGCCTGGAATATCTATTCCTCTTCAAACCATAATGGTTGATCCCCTCAATAACACCAGTAAGGCTGAGGCTGTTCACACCGTTGATAGTGACCTAGAAATCAACAAGGATGAACAAGGGTTTACTAAGAATACCAATGTCACCGAGGATGTCAATGACATTGGCAATAATGAGCATCTTAAGGCCAATACTGAAACTGATACTAATGTGGTAGACTTATATGAGTACTCTGACGACGAACTACTTACCTCCTTGAATCCGAGTGTAGCCAACAGGCTAATGACAAGAAGAAAAGGCAAAGTTGTTGTCCAAGGATCTCCTAAAAGGAGCACTCAAGTGAACAACCCTGCCAAAGACACTGTCAAGAAGAAGAGTACTTCTGCAGGTCCTGTCAAGAGCAAAGATGTAACCAATAGTAAAGGGGTTGGTCCATCAAAATCTTGGAGCAGGGTcattccaaagaaaagaaaagagcgaGAAATTGTTGAACCTGAATCTGATGTTGAAGTGAATGTCCCTGACATTTCATCAAGGAAGAAGCCTACAACCAGTAAGCTTGCTGCTAGTATTCCTGAAGTTCCCGTTGATAATGTGTCTTTCCACTATGCCTCTAGTGCCAGCAAATGGAAGTATGTTCTCCAAAAGAGATTGGTTGTTGAAAGGAAATTGGCTCCAAATGCTCTTGAAAACAAGGAGGTCTTAGAGTTGATTCAAGAAGCTGGACTGCTAAAAACTGTGTGCAATCTTCCCAAATGTTATGAGAAGCTGGTCAAAGAATTTGTGGTAAACCTATCTGAAGATTGTGGCAACAGCAGGAGTGCAGAATACAGAAAGGTGTTTGTAAGAGGTAAGTGTGTATCGTTCTCTCCTTCTGTGATTAATAAATTCTTGGAAAGAACAGATGAAGCTCAAACCGAGCTAGAAGTAACAGAAAACCAAGTCTGTCAAGTGATCACAGCCAAGCAAGTAAAATGCTGGCCCATGAAAGAGAAGTTAAATGCAAGTAAGCTGAGCATCAAGTATGCAATGCTTCACAAGATAGGAGCAGCTAATTGGGTTCCAACAAATCACAGGTCCACTATCTCAACTGTGCTTGGTAGATTTCTGTATGCTGTAGGAACAAAGGCAAAGTTTGATTATGGAGCATATATTTTTGACCAAACCATGAAGCATGCTGGAAGCTTCAGTATTAAGGGTCCAATTGCCTTTCCATCCCTCTTGTTTGGTATAATTCTAGATCAGTATTCAAACATTCTCAATGAACATGATGTAGTGTGCAAAAGAGAAAGTCCCTTGGCCTTCCATTACAAATTGTTTCAGGGTAAGCATGTTCCAGACATTGTCATGACATCAGCTGAAACGTCCAAATCTGGAGCATCAGTCAGCAAAGCAGAAGTCATAGCAATGCTAAAAGAGACTTGCAAAGAACTGGAATCAAGAAAAATATCTCTTGAAAAAATGATACGTACTCTGGAAATGGATGAGAATGAGGAGTTTGCAGATACTGAAGAGATGGAAGACAAAGATGAACAAGAAGGGGAAGTAGAAAGTGTTAGTCCGGCTGATGACTCTGAGAAAGAAAGTTCTTCAGACACCTCAAGTGGGTCTGAATATGGGCAGTAA